In Candidatus Eremiobacteraceae bacterium, one DNA window encodes the following:
- a CDS encoding Re/Si-specific NAD(P)(+) transhydrogenase subunit alpha produces MNVVVPKEIAPGENRVALTPDAASRLVKAGNAVMVEHAAGDAAGYRDADYEAAGATIVPTASQTYAGAGLVVKVQRPLTDGPDELSLIPQGAALVAFLQPLADPQYASKLAQRKITGLSMELIPRISRAQSMDALSSQATVSGYKSVLVAADALPKFFPMLMTAAGTVPPAKVLVLGAGVAGLQAIATARRLGAVVTGFDVRAAVKEQVESLGATFLGSTPKDAEGAGGYAKELAADQQRRDQELIATTAASMDVIITTALIPGRRAPILITAAAVQNMKPGSVIVDLAAEAGGNCELSEPGSTVVKNGVTIAAPTNLASTMPQHASMLYAKNVLALLALLIKDGTLTLDMNDEIARGVCVTRDGEIVNEAVRTRLQGAGA; encoded by the coding sequence TTGAACGTCGTCGTACCCAAGGAGATCGCGCCAGGCGAAAACCGGGTCGCGCTCACGCCCGACGCCGCATCGCGGCTCGTCAAAGCGGGCAACGCCGTCATGGTCGAGCACGCAGCCGGCGATGCAGCCGGGTATCGCGACGCCGACTATGAGGCGGCGGGCGCCACCATCGTTCCGACTGCGTCCCAGACCTATGCCGGCGCGGGCCTCGTGGTCAAGGTCCAGCGGCCGCTGACGGACGGTCCCGATGAGCTCAGCCTCATCCCGCAAGGCGCTGCTCTGGTCGCATTCTTGCAGCCGCTGGCCGATCCGCAGTACGCGTCGAAACTTGCGCAGCGCAAGATCACCGGACTTTCGATGGAGCTGATCCCGCGCATCTCGCGCGCGCAGAGCATGGATGCGCTGTCGTCGCAGGCGACGGTCTCAGGGTATAAGTCGGTTCTGGTCGCCGCCGACGCGTTGCCGAAATTCTTCCCCATGCTCATGACGGCCGCGGGCACGGTGCCGCCGGCCAAAGTGCTCGTGTTGGGCGCCGGCGTCGCCGGGCTGCAAGCGATCGCGACCGCGCGCCGGCTCGGCGCGGTCGTCACCGGCTTTGACGTCCGCGCCGCCGTCAAAGAGCAGGTCGAGAGCCTGGGCGCGACGTTCTTGGGTTCGACGCCGAAAGACGCCGAGGGTGCAGGCGGGTATGCGAAGGAGTTGGCGGCAGACCAGCAGCGGCGCGACCAGGAGCTTATCGCGACGACCGCCGCGAGCATGGACGTCATCATCACGACCGCGCTTATCCCCGGACGGCGCGCGCCGATACTCATCACCGCGGCCGCCGTGCAGAACATGAAGCCGGGCTCGGTGATCGTCGATCTCGCCGCTGAAGCCGGCGGCAACTGCGAGCTGAGCGAACCTGGATCGACCGTGGTCAAGAACGGCGTGACCATCGCCGCGCCCACGAATCTTGCGAGCACGATGCCGCAGCACGCCAGCATGCTGTACGCCAAGAACGTCCTCGCGCTGCTCGCCCTGCTGATCAAGGACGGCACGCTGACGCTGGACATGAATGACGAGATCGCGCGCGGCGTGTGCGTCACGCGAGACGGCGAGATCGTCAACGAAGCGGTGCGCACGCGTTTGCAAGGAGCTGGTGCATGA